One Tunturibacter gelidoferens genomic region harbors:
- a CDS encoding AraC family transcriptional regulator produces MSKHFRVSGRLASKLNESGVRVSSVLERAGLPSGLLYQPRILLSTGEFFALWRGIGQVSSDPAIGLVLGTETKAEHFDPVVLVALSTGSFGEAMRQIARYKQLSCPEEVVLEPGDAEWTIQFRWLLANEAEPAVLTDLCFAWVLGIARLGTGVRVSPLRLELQRPRANARSLERHFGCAVVFGAARNAIVFRASDAELRFVTRNAELLAMLAPQLDEELKQHKGEESFPERVRATIQRKLTGSRPKMEEIARELHISSRTLQRRLQDAGSSFQKALEEARHQLARHYLTNSLLELGETAHLLGYEDSNSFVRAFRIWEGVPPAHWRGAQRAKAAL; encoded by the coding sequence ATGAGTAAGCATTTTCGGGTTTCCGGCCGTCTAGCGTCGAAGTTGAACGAGTCGGGAGTTCGTGTGTCCTCTGTGCTGGAGCGTGCGGGGTTGCCTTCGGGTCTGCTCTATCAACCTCGCATTCTCTTATCGACAGGAGAGTTCTTTGCGCTGTGGCGGGGGATTGGGCAGGTAAGCTCTGATCCCGCCATCGGGCTTGTGTTGGGCACGGAGACGAAGGCTGAGCACTTCGATCCTGTGGTGCTTGTGGCTCTTTCGACGGGCAGCTTTGGCGAGGCGATGCGGCAGATCGCGCGCTATAAACAACTCTCTTGTCCGGAGGAGGTTGTGCTTGAGCCGGGTGACGCGGAGTGGACTATTCAGTTTCGTTGGCTGCTGGCGAACGAGGCTGAGCCTGCGGTGCTGACGGATCTTTGCTTCGCGTGGGTACTTGGGATTGCGCGGCTTGGGACGGGAGTGCGGGTTTCGCCGTTGCGTCTTGAGCTGCAACGGCCGCGTGCGAATGCAAGATCTCTTGAGCGCCACTTTGGCTGCGCGGTTGTGTTTGGTGCGGCGCGTAATGCGATTGTGTTTCGTGCGTCGGATGCTGAGCTTCGCTTTGTGACTCGTAATGCGGAGCTGTTGGCGATGCTTGCGCCGCAACTGGATGAGGAGTTGAAGCAGCATAAGGGCGAGGAGAGTTTTCCGGAGCGGGTTCGCGCGACGATTCAGAGGAAGCTTACGGGGAGCCGTCCGAAGATGGAGGAGATCGCTCGCGAACTTCATATCAGCTCTCGTACGCTGCAGCGGCGGTTGCAGGATGCCGGCTCGAGCTTTCAGAAGGCTTTGGAAGAGGCGCGGCATCAGCTGGCGCGGCACTATTTGACCAACTCGTTGCTGGAGTTGGGTGAGACGGCACACCTGCTGGGATATGAGGATTCGAACTCATTTGTGAGGGCGTTTCGGATATGGGAGGGTGTTCCGCCGGCGCACTGGCGGGGAGCGCAGCGGGCGAAGGCTGCTTTGTAG
- a CDS encoding HU family DNA-binding protein — protein sequence MIKQDLIQRVVERTGLPRTKAESAVDAIFESMKATLIAGDRIELRGFGVFTVKPRKTGIGRNPRTGAEVTIAPGKAVRFKPGKELHLLD from the coding sequence ATGATTAAGCAGGATCTCATACAGAGGGTGGTAGAAAGAACCGGCCTTCCAAGGACAAAAGCAGAGTCGGCTGTCGATGCGATCTTTGAAAGCATGAAAGCCACTCTCATCGCGGGAGATCGCATTGAACTCCGCGGATTTGGTGTATTTACCGTCAAGCCGCGCAAAACCGGAATCGGCCGCAATCCCAGGACCGGCGCCGAAGTCACCATTGCCCCAGGCAAAGCAGTTCGCTTCAAGCCAGGCAAAGAACTCCATCTGCTTGACTAG
- a CDS encoding uracil-DNA glycosylase codes for MAGEVEQQLRAYVEYLRDMGVHDFYRQGEPVYAETVPVAPLAAVDVVSVVDDAVEARPLPAKAAVAEQRAVAVSSRPQFLEPPIAKLVSFDDLVPLPATRVAAAHKAEALIGIKTEIGDCTRCPLAYAGRRTIVFGDGDANARLMFVGEGPGADEDTSGIPFVGKAGQLLNNMIQAMGLKREEVYIANIVKCRPPANRVPEPVEANTCDQFLLQQIDVVQPQVIVALGSTAATYLLGVKQSLSVLRGRWHSCRGAKLAVTYHPAFLLRDPGMKGEAWKDLQRVMAEMGLKGASRG; via the coding sequence ATGGCAGGTGAAGTAGAGCAGCAGCTGCGGGCTTACGTGGAATATCTTCGCGACATGGGCGTCCATGACTTCTATCGTCAGGGCGAGCCGGTGTACGCGGAGACCGTTCCGGTTGCTCCTCTTGCTGCCGTTGATGTGGTTTCTGTTGTCGATGACGCGGTGGAAGCGCGACCATTGCCTGCGAAGGCGGCTGTGGCAGAACAGCGGGCTGTTGCTGTTTCGAGTCGACCTCAATTTCTGGAGCCTCCTATCGCGAAGCTTGTGAGTTTCGATGATCTTGTTCCCCTGCCTGCAACCCGGGTGGCCGCGGCGCATAAGGCTGAGGCACTGATTGGAATCAAAACTGAGATTGGCGATTGCACGCGGTGTCCGCTGGCGTATGCGGGCAGGCGGACGATCGTGTTCGGCGATGGCGATGCCAATGCGCGGTTGATGTTTGTCGGCGAGGGGCCGGGGGCGGATGAGGACACCTCGGGGATTCCTTTTGTCGGGAAGGCTGGGCAGCTGCTCAACAACATGATCCAGGCGATGGGCCTCAAGCGGGAGGAGGTTTACATCGCCAACATCGTGAAGTGCAGGCCGCCGGCGAACCGGGTTCCTGAGCCGGTGGAGGCCAATACCTGCGACCAGTTTTTGCTGCAGCAGATCGACGTGGTACAGCCCCAGGTGATCGTGGCGCTGGGGTCTACGGCGGCGACGTACCTGCTGGGTGTGAAGCAGTCCCTGAGCGTGCTGCGGGGCCGCTGGCATAGCTGCAGGGGAGCGAAGCTGGCGGTGACCTACCATCCGGCGTTTCTGCTGCGGGATCCGGGGATGAAGGGTGAGGCCTGGAAGGATCTGCAGAGGGTGATGGCGGAGATGGGGTTGAAGGGCGCGAGCCGGGGCTGA
- the rpoZ gene encoding DNA-directed RNA polymerase subunit omega, translating to MTIENAFHNKYSLVKGAARRARQLQSGASPLIVAKSMKACRVAQDEIKQGHVKFVLPEKVVEPVLDLPVH from the coding sequence ATGACGATTGAGAATGCTTTCCACAATAAGTACAGTCTGGTGAAAGGTGCGGCGCGTCGCGCGCGGCAGCTACAGTCTGGCGCCTCTCCTCTGATCGTGGCCAAGTCGATGAAGGCTTGTCGCGTGGCGCAGGATGAGATCAAGCAGGGACACGTGAAGTTCGTTTTGCCGGAGAAGGTTGTAGAACCTGTACTTGATCTTCCTGTGCACTAA
- a CDS encoding YicC/YloC family endoribonuclease: MTGYASLRGAVRDSISFTLAMKSVNHRFLDLHLRLPASCDGLEVQMRRMLKENLRRGHIEVTLQLERRANVEIQLHTGLLEAYVQAFREAAVTHGVSGDPDLNAMLRIPGVMSTESVAGAADIEGLDAAVLSQIVPLVGKLNEGRAQEGATLAVELKASMLRLQAFGEEMAGLRNGVREVQFERLRSRLMELTQGVPVSEERLLAEAAVLAEKSDIEEEIVRLRTHVERFVAMLEEGGELGKRLDFLLQELNREANTMLSKTSGAAGENSLRITELGLEMKAEIEKAREQVQNLE; encoded by the coding sequence ATGACTGGGTACGCCAGTCTGCGTGGGGCGGTGCGCGATAGCATCTCTTTTACCTTGGCTATGAAGAGCGTGAACCATCGGTTTCTCGATCTTCATCTGCGGTTGCCAGCCTCCTGCGATGGGCTGGAGGTGCAGATGCGGAGGATGTTGAAGGAGAATCTGCGGCGGGGGCATATTGAGGTAACACTGCAGTTGGAGCGCAGGGCGAATGTTGAGATCCAACTGCATACGGGATTGCTGGAGGCTTATGTGCAGGCGTTCCGTGAGGCTGCCGTGACGCATGGCGTGTCGGGCGATCCGGACTTGAATGCGATGCTGCGCATACCGGGTGTGATGAGTACTGAGAGTGTCGCAGGTGCCGCGGATATTGAGGGGCTTGATGCAGCGGTGCTCTCGCAGATCGTGCCGCTTGTAGGGAAGCTGAATGAAGGGCGGGCTCAGGAAGGTGCGACGTTGGCTGTTGAGCTGAAGGCTTCGATGCTGCGGCTGCAGGCTTTCGGGGAAGAGATGGCTGGGCTAAGGAACGGCGTGCGCGAGGTGCAGTTCGAGCGGTTACGGAGTCGACTGATGGAGCTGACGCAGGGCGTTCCGGTGAGCGAGGAGCGGCTGCTGGCTGAGGCTGCGGTGCTGGCGGAGAAGAGCGATATCGAGGAGGAGATCGTTCGGTTGCGGACGCATGTGGAGCGCTTTGTGGCGATGCTGGAGGAGGGCGGTGAGTTGGGCAAGCGTCTGGACTTTCTGCTGCAGGAGCTGAACCGCGAGGCGAATACGATGCTATCGAAGACCAGCGGAGCAGCGGGCGAGAATAGCTTGCGGATTACGGAGCTGGGACTCGAGATGAAGGCCGAGATTGAGAAGGCGCGGGAGCAGGTTCAGAATCTCGAGTAG
- a CDS encoding ribonuclease T2, translated as MKKKAALSLLILLLLTACNPPPRPTPEPAPRPGAVAAQAIEPITTQPFDFYLLNLSWSPEFCHSHPTATECAQRPAFVLHGLWPQNTNGGYPQNCSTDPGPRDPSSYSDIYPDPGLLRHEWRTHGTCSGLSPDAFFTLARIAYKAVAVPPTLAQLNHQISLTPAQLIDLFQTANPSIPAASLAISCGNNYLTAVEVCLDKRAQPTPCGPVRSCRANSVRITPP; from the coding sequence ATGAAGAAGAAAGCCGCACTCTCGCTTCTGATCCTTCTTCTGCTCACCGCCTGCAACCCGCCTCCTCGGCCCACGCCTGAGCCTGCTCCACGTCCAGGCGCGGTCGCAGCGCAAGCCATCGAACCCATCACCACTCAACCGTTCGACTTCTACCTCCTCAACCTCTCCTGGTCCCCCGAATTCTGCCACTCACACCCCACCGCAACCGAGTGCGCCCAGCGCCCCGCCTTCGTACTGCACGGCCTCTGGCCTCAAAACACCAACGGAGGCTATCCGCAGAACTGCTCCACCGACCCCGGTCCGCGCGATCCCTCCTCCTACTCCGACATCTATCCTGACCCCGGTCTCCTCCGCCACGAGTGGCGCACCCACGGCACCTGCTCCGGCCTCTCTCCGGACGCCTTCTTCACCCTCGCCCGCATTGCCTACAAGGCGGTCGCCGTCCCGCCAACGCTCGCTCAGCTCAATCACCAGATCTCGCTCACGCCCGCCCAGCTCATCGACCTCTTCCAGACCGCGAACCCTTCCATCCCCGCCGCAAGCCTCGCCATCAGCTGCGGCAACAACTACCTCACCGCCGTCGAGGTCTGCCTCGACAAGCGCGCTCAGCCCACCCCCTGCGGCCCCGTCCGCTCCTGCCGAGCCAACTCCGTCCGAATCACACCACCCTGA
- the dcd gene encoding dCTP deaminase, with product MAIKSDRWIRQQANEHGMISPFSEKQVREGVISYGLSSYGYDLRVSDEFKIFTNVNSAIIDPKAFDERSFVTVQADSVIVPPNSFALARSIEYFKIPRDVLTICVGKSTYARCGIIVNVTPFEPEWEGYVTLEISNTTPLPARVYANEGLCQILFFQSDEVCEVSYADRKGKYQNQQGIVLPKL from the coding sequence GTGGCAATTAAAAGCGACCGTTGGATTCGCCAGCAGGCGAACGAACACGGAATGATCTCTCCGTTTAGCGAAAAACAGGTTCGAGAGGGTGTTATCTCTTATGGACTCTCTTCTTATGGGTACGATCTGAGGGTATCGGACGAGTTCAAGATTTTTACCAACGTCAACAGCGCGATCATCGATCCGAAGGCTTTCGATGAGCGCTCGTTTGTGACGGTGCAGGCCGATAGCGTGATCGTTCCGCCGAACTCTTTTGCGCTGGCGCGGTCGATTGAGTACTTCAAGATTCCTCGCGATGTGCTGACGATCTGCGTAGGCAAATCGACGTATGCGCGGTGCGGGATTATCGTGAACGTTACGCCGTTCGAGCCGGAGTGGGAGGGCTATGTGACTCTGGAGATCTCGAACACAACGCCTTTGCCGGCGCGGGTATATGCGAACGAAGGGCTCTGCCAGATCCTTTTCTTTCAATCCGACGAGGTGTGTGAGGTCAGCTATGCGGATCGGAAGGGGAAGTATCAAAATCAGCAGGGAATCGTGCTGCCTAAGCTATAA
- the priA gene encoding replication restart helicase PriA, producing MALFCDVALPVPLDRTFTYAVNGVVPVVGARVLVPFSGQRLMGVVVRVHEDAPVEEFEIKPVQQVLDDAALLPEELMKLAGWIAQYYVAPLGEVLRGMLPLAAEVKRHFSYRIAEAGRKVLYEGAVKGSSRRSKLTVEEQNREYSVLNYLEGGEAAKMSALRSATGANKGLLEGMVRKKWLVREAVAEERDARRLEKVAVLVTEARLPKLNENQTAILAELAAVGGRMRVRDLRLSLTRAGVPESTLGTLVKRGLVGVEEVKREFWMGGLVAEGGEEADSSAALRNDNQKNRNLRAPEDRTMRAQEDTTMRAQEDTTLHAQENRTMHAGEKRKKHAHEHALNEAQMEALGTIAAAMEKGGFRPHLLYGITGSGKTSVYFAAMQRALDAGKSALLLVPEIGLTPAMAGQMVAAFGGEVALLHSQLTPDERAEQWHRIRRGEARIVVGTRSAVFAPMVDLGLIIVDEEHDSSYKQEETPRYHGRDVAVMRAKFNEAVVVLGSATPSLESWANAEKGRYARVEMRARVADRPMPLVELVDMREEFRETGQEQIFSRRLMEETQATLDRGEQVILLLNRRGYSSTVLCRSCGEKIECENCAVSMTYHKPVSGNDAIAQPGQRLECHYCGSRRAVPKACPKCESEHLYFLGVGSQQGEERLQELFPTARIGRMDRDTVRGRSDMERLLARLHGGEINLLVGTQMIAKGHDIHGVTLVGVIGADFQLGLPDFRAAERVFQLLTQVSGRAGRGDLIGKVLVQTYHPDHYAIQFAAKHDYPGFVAKEMQYRRWMHYPPFAVLANVVVQSEKLEEATAWAGTLGRWFQKARLDKVRVLGPAAAPIVRLKRIYRYHFVLKAERRQTLGETLRAMLAYAETQGIARRNLMVDVDAVHLM from the coding sequence ATGGCTTTGTTTTGCGATGTTGCTTTGCCGGTGCCTCTGGATAGGACGTTTACCTATGCGGTGAACGGGGTGGTGCCGGTGGTGGGGGCGCGGGTGCTGGTGCCGTTCAGCGGGCAGAGGCTGATGGGCGTGGTGGTGCGGGTGCATGAGGATGCGCCGGTGGAGGAGTTTGAGATCAAGCCGGTGCAGCAGGTGTTGGATGATGCGGCGCTGTTGCCTGAGGAGTTGATGAAGCTCGCGGGGTGGATCGCGCAGTACTATGTCGCGCCGCTGGGTGAGGTGCTGCGAGGGATGCTGCCGCTGGCGGCGGAGGTGAAGCGGCATTTTTCTTATCGGATCGCGGAGGCTGGGAGGAAGGTGTTGTATGAGGGGGCGGTGAAGGGGTCTTCGCGGCGATCGAAGCTGACGGTGGAGGAGCAGAATCGCGAGTACTCGGTGCTGAATTATCTGGAGGGGGGCGAGGCGGCGAAGATGTCGGCTCTGCGATCGGCTACGGGGGCGAATAAGGGGTTGCTGGAGGGGATGGTTCGAAAGAAGTGGCTGGTGAGGGAGGCGGTGGCGGAGGAGAGAGATGCGCGGCGGCTGGAGAAGGTCGCGGTGTTAGTGACTGAAGCTCGGCTACCGAAGTTGAATGAGAATCAGACGGCGATTCTGGCGGAGTTGGCAGCGGTGGGTGGGCGGATGCGGGTGCGAGATCTGCGGTTGAGTTTGACGCGTGCGGGAGTGCCGGAGTCTACGTTAGGGACGCTGGTGAAGCGCGGGCTGGTGGGGGTTGAAGAGGTGAAGCGGGAGTTCTGGATGGGAGGGCTGGTTGCGGAGGGTGGAGAAGAAGCAGATTCCTCCGCTGCGCTGCGGAATGACAACCAAAAAAACAGGAACTTGCGTGCCCCCGAGGACCGGACGATGCGTGCGCAAGAGGATACGACGATGCGTGCGCAAGAGGATACGACATTGCATGCGCAAGAGAACAGGACGATGCATGCGGGCGAGAAGAGGAAGAAGCATGCGCATGAACATGCTTTGAACGAGGCGCAGATGGAGGCGCTCGGGACGATCGCGGCAGCGATGGAGAAGGGTGGGTTCAGGCCGCATCTGCTGTATGGGATTACGGGGAGTGGAAAGACTTCGGTTTATTTTGCGGCGATGCAGAGGGCGCTGGATGCGGGGAAGAGCGCGTTGCTGCTGGTGCCGGAGATTGGGTTGACGCCGGCGATGGCAGGGCAGATGGTGGCGGCGTTTGGCGGTGAGGTGGCACTGCTGCACTCGCAGCTGACGCCGGATGAGCGGGCAGAGCAGTGGCACAGGATTCGTCGGGGTGAGGCGAGGATTGTGGTGGGGACGCGGTCTGCGGTGTTTGCGCCGATGGTGGATCTGGGATTGATCATCGTCGATGAAGAACATGACTCGAGCTACAAGCAGGAGGAGACGCCGCGGTATCACGGGCGCGATGTTGCGGTGATGCGGGCGAAGTTCAATGAAGCTGTGGTGGTGCTGGGGTCGGCGACGCCTTCGCTTGAGAGCTGGGCGAATGCGGAGAAGGGGCGGTATGCGCGGGTGGAGATGCGCGCGCGGGTTGCGGACAGGCCGATGCCGCTGGTGGAGCTGGTGGATATGCGGGAGGAGTTTCGCGAGACGGGGCAGGAGCAGATCTTTTCGCGGAGGTTGATGGAGGAGACGCAGGCTACGCTCGACCGCGGGGAGCAGGTGATTTTGTTGTTGAATCGGCGGGGGTACTCGTCGACGGTGTTGTGCCGGAGCTGCGGGGAGAAGATCGAGTGCGAGAACTGCGCGGTGTCGATGACTTATCACAAGCCGGTGAGTGGCAATGATGCGATTGCGCAGCCGGGACAGCGATTGGAGTGTCACTACTGCGGATCGCGACGGGCGGTGCCCAAGGCTTGTCCGAAGTGTGAGAGTGAACATCTTTATTTTCTTGGAGTGGGCTCGCAGCAGGGAGAGGAGAGGCTGCAGGAGCTGTTTCCGACGGCGCGGATTGGGCGGATGGATCGCGATACGGTGCGCGGGCGAAGTGATATGGAGCGGCTGCTGGCGAGGCTCCATGGGGGCGAGATCAATCTGTTGGTGGGGACGCAGATGATCGCGAAGGGACATGACATCCATGGAGTGACGCTGGTTGGAGTGATTGGGGCGGACTTCCAACTCGGGCTGCCGGACTTTCGCGCGGCGGAGAGAGTGTTTCAGTTGCTGACCCAGGTGTCAGGCCGGGCGGGGCGTGGGGATCTGATTGGGAAAGTGCTGGTGCAGACGTACCATCCGGATCACTATGCGATTCAGTTCGCGGCGAAGCATGACTATCCTGGGTTTGTAGCGAAGGAGATGCAGTATCGGCGATGGATGCACTATCCGCCGTTTGCGGTGCTGGCGAATGTGGTGGTTCAGAGCGAGAAGCTGGAGGAGGCCACGGCGTGGGCGGGAACGCTGGGGCGATGGTTTCAGAAGGCTCGGTTGGATAAGGTGCGGGTATTGGGGCCGGCGGCGGCACCAATTGTCCGGTTGAAGCGGATTTACCGGTACCACTTTGTGCTGAAGGCGGAGCGGCGGCAGACGCTGGGCGAGACGCTGCGGGCGATGCTGGCTTATGCGGAGACGCAAGGGATTGCGCGCCGAAACCTGATGGTCGACGTGGATGCTGTGCACCTGATGTGA
- a CDS encoding NAD(P)-dependent alcohol dehydrogenase, which yields MYNAKAYSAASASSPLASTTIARRDPTETDVQIEILFCGICHSDLHQARNEWSGVMPTVYPCVPGHEIVGRVTKTGSAVTKFKTGDVVAVGCMVDSDGVCEECKAGLEQFCPNLTLTYNFPDKHTGGVTYGGYSDSVVVDQRFVLRVPSNLDPAGAAPLLCAGITTYSPMHHWGVTKGKKVGVVGLGGLGHMGVKFAHALGAHVVLFTTSPNKKDDALRLGADEVVISRNADEMAKHAGSFDFILDAVSADHDINAYLNLLRRDGNLCLVGAPEKPLSVSAFGLLFGRRSLSGSPIGGVAETQEMLDFCGKHNITADVEIIPIQKVNDAYERLLKADVKYRFVIDMASLKGAA from the coding sequence ATGTACAACGCAAAAGCATACTCCGCTGCCAGTGCGTCATCGCCGCTTGCATCCACTACGATCGCGCGGCGCGATCCAACCGAGACAGACGTGCAGATCGAGATTCTCTTCTGCGGAATCTGTCACTCTGATCTACACCAGGCCCGTAATGAGTGGAGCGGTGTGATGCCCACTGTTTATCCGTGCGTTCCCGGTCATGAGATTGTGGGCCGTGTAACCAAGACCGGCTCGGCTGTAACTAAATTCAAAACCGGCGACGTTGTTGCGGTCGGCTGCATGGTCGACTCGGATGGTGTGTGCGAGGAGTGCAAGGCGGGCCTGGAGCAGTTCTGCCCGAACTTGACGCTCACTTACAACTTTCCTGACAAGCATACCGGCGGCGTCACGTATGGCGGCTACTCGGACAGTGTTGTTGTGGATCAGAGATTTGTCCTTAGAGTTCCGAGCAATCTTGATCCAGCGGGAGCTGCTCCTCTGCTCTGTGCCGGCATTACCACCTACTCGCCGATGCATCACTGGGGCGTGACGAAGGGCAAGAAGGTTGGCGTTGTGGGCCTTGGCGGACTTGGCCACATGGGAGTGAAGTTCGCTCATGCGCTGGGTGCGCATGTCGTACTGTTTACGACTTCGCCTAACAAGAAGGACGATGCTCTTCGTCTCGGAGCAGATGAGGTTGTCATCTCTCGCAATGCGGACGAGATGGCAAAGCATGCGGGCAGCTTCGACTTTATCCTCGATGCGGTGTCGGCTGACCACGACATCAACGCTTATTTGAATCTGCTGCGCCGCGACGGGAATCTCTGCCTGGTGGGTGCGCCGGAGAAGCCGTTGTCGGTGTCTGCGTTCGGCCTGCTGTTCGGTCGCCGGAGTCTGTCGGGTTCACCGATCGGAGGCGTTGCGGAGACACAGGAGATGCTTGATTTCTGCGGCAAACATAACATCACCGCGGATGTCGAGATCATTCCTATTCAGAAGGTGAATGATGCTTACGAGAGGTTGCTGAAGGCTGACGTGAAGTACCGGTTCGTCATCGACATGGCCTCTCTGAAAGGTGCGGCGTAG
- a CDS encoding ABC transporter ATP-binding protein: MKRIWRLLLYVRPYALYSMASVVLMAVVGAMAAFRVLLVKPIFDNVLSPDAYTHDVLVFPHVPILRRSLNLHFLVPSPLHNAWTVVAYALVVSALVKSVCDYAGTYLVNYAGFGMITDLRNDLYNAVLRRSVGFFQKHTTGTLLSTLINDIERVQTAMSSVLGEFLQQIFTLIFMIGVAIFYGGKLAWVLLLFVPVVISSARRIGRRVRQTTRKGQDKLAEIQNILHETITGNRIVKAFGMELWEMNRFRRAARRLFSANLRSVSVQAISSPLMDGLGSVAIALLLLLGRDRIKSGSMTIGSFISFLIAVFTLYDPVRKFALFYNSFQQALGASEEIFKFMDAQDDVQEKKRAFVLKGFKEEIRFEDVGFAYESDGEIRQVLHGINLNVRPGEVIAFVGPSGAGKSSLVNLIPRFFDVNDGRILLDEHDLRDVTIASLRQQIGKVTQETVLFNDTVRNNIAYGQPDVPMNKVEEAARMALAHEFILNMPDGYNTMIGEKGTRLSGGERQRLAIARAILKNAPILILDEATSALDMESEQFVQAALANLMQGRTVFVIAHRLSTVRRASRIAVIEGGRITEIGTHDELMQHSGTYRRLYNMQFSEDDVVPASNSETALPVGLEGIA; encoded by the coding sequence TTGAAGCGCATCTGGCGATTGCTGCTGTACGTTCGTCCTTATGCGCTGTACTCAATGGCGTCGGTGGTACTGATGGCGGTGGTGGGCGCGATGGCGGCTTTCCGCGTGCTGCTGGTGAAGCCGATCTTCGACAATGTGCTGAGTCCGGATGCTTATACGCATGACGTGCTGGTGTTCCCTCATGTGCCTATTCTCAGAAGGTCTTTGAACCTGCACTTTCTGGTTCCGAGCCCGCTGCATAATGCGTGGACGGTGGTGGCGTATGCGCTGGTGGTCTCTGCCCTGGTCAAGTCGGTGTGCGATTACGCGGGGACGTATCTCGTGAACTACGCGGGCTTCGGAATGATCACCGATCTGCGGAACGACCTGTACAACGCGGTGCTGCGACGTTCGGTCGGCTTCTTTCAGAAGCACACGACGGGGACTTTGCTGTCTACGCTGATCAACGATATCGAGCGCGTGCAGACAGCTATGTCGAGCGTGCTGGGGGAGTTTCTGCAGCAGATCTTCACCTTGATTTTTATGATCGGTGTGGCAATTTTTTACGGCGGGAAGTTGGCCTGGGTGCTGCTGCTGTTTGTTCCTGTGGTGATTTCCTCCGCGCGACGCATTGGTCGCAGGGTTCGGCAGACGACGCGCAAGGGACAGGACAAGCTGGCGGAGATTCAGAACATTCTTCACGAGACGATTACGGGCAATCGAATCGTGAAAGCCTTCGGAATGGAACTGTGGGAGATGAATCGCTTTCGCCGCGCGGCGCGGAGGTTGTTCAGCGCGAATCTTCGCTCGGTGAGTGTGCAGGCGATCAGCTCGCCTTTGATGGATGGGCTCGGTTCGGTTGCAATCGCACTGTTGTTGCTGCTTGGCCGCGACCGCATCAAGAGCGGTTCGATGACGATCGGCTCATTTATTTCTTTCCTGATCGCGGTGTTTACCTTGTACGATCCTGTTCGGAAATTTGCATTGTTTTACAACAGCTTTCAGCAAGCGCTCGGAGCAAGCGAAGAGATCTTCAAGTTTATGGACGCGCAGGACGATGTTCAGGAGAAGAAGCGCGCGTTTGTTTTGAAAGGGTTTAAGGAGGAGATCCGTTTTGAAGATGTCGGCTTCGCCTATGAGAGCGATGGCGAGATAAGGCAGGTTCTGCATGGAATCAATTTGAACGTGCGGCCCGGCGAGGTCATTGCGTTTGTGGGGCCGAGTGGTGCGGGCAAGTCTTCGCTGGTTAATCTCATTCCTCGGTTTTTTGATGTGAACGATGGAAGGATCTTGTTGGATGAGCACGATCTGCGTGATGTGACGATTGCATCGTTGCGACAGCAGATTGGAAAGGTGACGCAGGAGACCGTGCTGTTCAACGATACAGTGCGGAACAACATCGCTTACGGTCAGCCGGATGTTCCGATGAATAAGGTGGAAGAGGCTGCGCGGATGGCGCTGGCGCATGAGTTCATTCTCAACATGCCTGACGGGTATAACACGATGATAGGCGAGAAGGGGACTCGGCTGAGCGGGGGAGAGCGTCAGAGACTTGCGATTGCGCGGGCGATTTTGAAGAACGCCCCGATCTTGATTTTGGATGAGGCAACATCGGCGCTCGATATGGAGAGCGAACAGTTTGTGCAGGCGGCGTTGGCGAATTTGATGCAGGGCCGGACGGTGTTTGTGATCGCTCATCGCCTTTCGACGGTGCGGAGAGCTTCTCGGATTGCGGTGATTGAAGGGGGACGGATCACGGAGATCGGCACGCACGACGAGCTGATGCAGCACTCGGGGACCTATCGGCGGCTCTACAACATGCAGTTCAGTGAGGACGATGTTGTGCCGGCGAGTAACAGCGAAACTGCGCTACCGGTGGGGCTGGAGGGGATCGCGTGA
- the gmk gene encoding guanylate kinase, giving the protein MAGILFIISAPSGSGKSTLVSQLRTLVEGLDFSISYTTRAPRGSETDGREYHFTTREEFERMIAAGDFLEWAEVFGNYYGTAISALGHAKDAGKDLLLDIDVQGAVQVMKKMPRAVSIFILPPSPQVLEMRLRNRSEAEHVTSEKVIQSRLAEARTELKQMWDYKYALVNDVLDQAVAELRAIVLCERGERDGVQALASSCRTDAASPRLKKALSTFHE; this is encoded by the coding sequence ATGGCAGGAATTCTTTTTATCATTTCGGCGCCGTCGGGTTCGGGGAAGTCGACGCTGGTGAGTCAGCTGCGGACGTTGGTGGAGGGATTGGATTTTTCGATTTCGTATACGACGCGGGCGCCACGGGGGTCCGAGACGGATGGGCGCGAGTACCACTTCACGACCCGGGAGGAGTTCGAGCGGATGATTGCGGCGGGAGACTTTCTGGAGTGGGCAGAGGTCTTTGGCAACTACTACGGGACGGCGATTTCGGCACTGGGACATGCGAAGGACGCGGGAAAGGACCTGCTGCTCGATATCGATGTGCAAGGCGCGGTGCAGGTGATGAAGAAGATGCCGAGGGCGGTTTCTATCTTCATTCTGCCGCCGAGTCCGCAGGTATTGGAGATGCGGCTGCGCAACCGGAGCGAGGCGGAGCATGTCACGTCTGAGAAGGTGATTCAGAGCAGGTTAGCTGAAGCTCGGACTGAGTTAAAACAGATGTGGGATTACAAGTATGCGCTGGTGAATGATGTGCTTGACCAGGCTGTGGCGGAGCTGCGGGCGATTGTTTTGTGTGAGCGCGGTGAGCGGGACGGAGTGCAGGCGCTGGCTTCGAGTTGCAGAACCGATGCCGCTTCGCCTCGGTTGAAGAAGGCTCTGAGTACCTTTCACGAATAA